TTCTTAAGGTGCAAGAAACGGTATCAGGTGATCGTCTCCTTGTATTTCGCGTAAAGGAAGGATGGGAACCATTATGTGCTTTCCTGAACTGTGATATCCCGAAAGATACACCTTTCCCGCACCTTAACGAAGGCAGCACGACACTTAAGACTAAATTTCGCGAACTTTTTCTGGTGAAGCCTGCTCGTATTGCCATAGTAATCGCTGCTCTGTTAATCATAGCGGTTTTGATCCGCGGGCTAATCTGATATTTGCGATTTTTTTGATATACAAGGTTTGAAGATGTGATCCTTGTTTATACACCTGAAGAAATCCAGTTAAAAAGACTTATGGAAAGAGACTCAATTTCCGAAACTGATACAATGCATAAGATTCATTCACAGATGCCGATAGAAGAAAAAAAACAACATGCCACAATAGTAATTGATAACAGCGGAAGCATTGAAGCTACAAAGCAAAAAACAATGGAAGCATTTAACTGCCTGAAAGATAAAAAAACAAACAAGTCAGGTTTGAAACACTTGTAAAAAAATTAAATAAACCCTACTTTTCGGTTTTACTCAATAATAAACAATAAACCAAAAGCTTTTCTATAGATTCTTATCAAAAGTTTGGATGAGACTGTAATCAGCAACAAATATCACAAAAAAAAGAGCTATAATAAGGTGGCTGGCCGCCAAGCTGCAAGCTATTGATTCATGAATATCAATAAAACCCATCTGGTAATCAATTGATAATTTCAAACCCATATAATTTAGTAATTAAGTCTGATAATTTTAATAATATTATTGCTAAAAGCCACAATACGCCAGGAATCGGTTCGGTGGGAAGCTCAATATTATCTAAATAAATTTTTGGATAGCGAGTATAAGGAATTTAGCAGTTGGATCGATCAAGAAGATGACATCACCAGTATTTCCTGTCATAATCACGATACATTCCGTGAAGATGACGGGCAAACTTGATTCCTTGCCAGAATAATTTTACAAAATCTTTGATTGGCACTTTGACCTTGTTTATGCGTGGTGGAATTCTGGCTGCGCCTTTTCCGTAAAGGATTGAAAAATAGCGATAGAATGTTTTTAATGGCAGTTTAGTGGGCAAAATGGTGTGAAGGCAATCGTAATAAAGACAAGGGTCTTCACAAATAAAAGTATCTTTTGCATCATTGAAAGCTTTCGTTCCCGGCGGAGGAGATAAAACTGTGAAAGCATATTCAGCAGGTGCAAGTTCTTCTATCGTCTTATGAAGGATTTCAAAATCTTCTTTATCGAAATCAGGATTTACCATCAATGCGGCATGAATGTTTAAATTAAGATCCCGCAGTATCTGTCTTGCTTTTCTGTTTTGATCGGGGGTTGCTTTTTTGTTGTATCCCGTCAAATTCTTTTCTTCCAGCGATTCGAAACCAACATAAACAAGTTCGAGGCCGGCTTTTTTCCATAAAGCAAAAAGATCCGGATGCCTGCAAATTGTATCACTTCTTGCCCATGAGAGATATTTTTTCTTTACTCCTCTCTCTATAAGCATTTCGGCAAGCTGTGTCATTCGCTTGGCATTTATAAAAGTTTCATCATCAACAAAATAAATATATTCCTGAGGAAGTGATGCAATCTCATCAACTACATCTTCTATGCTGCGCTGGAGGTATTTGCCGTTCGCAAGAAAGTGAACAACACAAAAACTGCAACGGTTCGGGCAGCCCACGCTTGTTCTTACACATGCGATCTTAGGAAAAAGAGTTTTCATCTTCTGCTTGGGTTCGCCGTAGCAGATGCAGTAATAGTTCGATATATCTATCAGATCACGCCTAGGACGGGTGTTAATACCATCAGGATGAATCGGCGGCGGTGTCTGGGAAGCCAGGTGGTCAAAATTTGGAGAATTTGTGGGTATAATCCATTCACTTTCAGGAACAGGCTTTCCGTTTTCCATTGCTTTTAAGATGACCTTAATGGCTGAAACTCCGTCTCCCCTAACAATGAGGTCAAATAGTTCCGGAGCCTTGCAATCTGTAGGATAACTGGAAGCATGGATACCGCCAAGGCAAGTCAAAGCATCAGGCATAATCTCTTTAGATATACCCGCCAGTTTCCGATTGATTTGATACTGCCCGGAAAAGCCTCCGAAACCAATAAAGTCGGGATGGTATTTTTTCAGTACTTGTGTAAACGCTTTTATCGGGTGTTTTTCAACTGCCAGATCACAGATTTTTACATCATGTGGGGGCTGTATAGCTCCGGCAATAAGTTCCTGAGCGTAGGGTTCAAGCAACAACATGGACTGAAGCCACCGTGAGGTTGGCAGATATGCGTGTGGTCTTACTAAAAGGACTTTCATTGTAAATCGGATATATTTTTCTCTATTTAAATAAATTCACTGATATAATTTTTTCTCGTTTCTTGTATAGAACTCTTTTTACAACTCTGTCAAATGTATTATATATAAAGCTTTATAAAAGCATCTTTTTTTGCTTCCTATAATCTGATCGATTTCAGAGATAAATAATTTATTAAAAATTTGAGAAATGTTTATCATACATTTAGTGCCTCCATGGTAAATTCAAAAAAATAAGCAAGAAAGCCGTCAATAGTTAAAGTTTGACGGCTTTCTTGCTTATTTGATTAATTTAAGATATGAATTTGATAGCTCAAACGTATTGGAAGTTAAGGTACAGCAAATCAATGAACCTATTTTCGCATAAAATTTCATAAATAAAATATCAATGGACAAAAAGTATAAATGTTACGGTATTATTCCGGCTCGTTATGAATCAACCCGATTTCCGGGAAAGCCTCTTGCCGATATTGCGGGAAAGCCTATGTTCTGGCATGTATTTAATAACGCAAGAAAATGCCCGGAACTTTCAAAGGTTGTTCTTGCAACAGATGACAAGCGCATAGTTTCTGCTGCAAAAGCCCTTGATGTTCCGGTAGTTGAAACCAGAAAAGATCATCCCAGCGGAACAGACAGGGTTTTGGAAGCCGCACAATTATTAAATTTTCCCGATAATTCCATAATTGTGAATATTCAAGGAGATGAGCCGCTTCTTAACCCTGATATGCTTACACAAATAGTAAAACCTTTTGCATCCCCCAAAATACTTGTTTCAACTCTTGCAAGAAAGATCCAAAATAATGAAGCCGGAAATATTAATCAGGTAAAAGTGGTGTTTTCAAAAACAGGAAACGCCTTGTATTTTTCGCGTATGGCAATTCCATGTTATCGTGACGGTAAGGATGGGGAGTTTTATGGCCATATTGGATTATATGCATTCAGGATGAATACTCTGGTAAAATTTGTTTCTCTGGGGCCAAGTAATCTTGAAGCAGCTGAAAAGCTTGAGCAGCTAAGACTGCTTGAAAATGACATTCCTGTGCATGTTGTTTTAACCAGGTATGAAAGCATAGGTGTGGACAAACCTGAAGATATAAATAAGATATTAAAAATTATTGATAAAAAAAGTATCTGAATAATTATGGCTTTTTTTTAATCTAAGGAGCCACTTTCAAAACGTTTCAGTTTGGTCAAGCTCAAGGCGGGAGAAAATTTCAACCAAAGGAATACATAGAGTATTTCGAGGATTGAAATTTGAGCCCAACGCAGAGATCGGCCAAAATGGGGCGTTTTGAAACTGGCTCTGAGATCATTTTGTGTATAGGAGTTATAAATTTATGCACCTTATTAAATATTTTAAGAATAAAATAATAAAACCTAAATATTACTATATGTTTTCCGGCTTCATGAAAAAAGCATCTGGAATAATTACGGCTTTGCTTTTAGCCGATGTTTATTTTGGCAAAGACCCGGCAAAGACCCCTGATTTTTCTATTATTATTTTCCCATGCCCTAAAAATGTTTTATGTTGCGGAATTGCATGTATTATTTCTTTTAATAAAAGTGAAAAATCTACCGCAAACATTGATATTGCCTCCCTTGAAAATAGCATAGAAAAAATTGAGTCCCGTTCATTTGAACTTTGCACAAAAAACAATTTTTCTTTAGATGAAAATTATTTCTGCGGCAAAGATACGGTCGAATCCCTGCTTGCAAACGTTCGGGAATTAAAAAGTAATGAATCCTTTTTTGCAATATTTGAAAACAAAAATATTCAGAACAAGATTTTTGAGCTTTCAAAACGAATAAACAAACTTATTGATTCGGAATCAAAAATCCTTGCAGCAAAAATGGGAGTTCTTGAGCCTTCGGCAGTTGAAACAATATCAAAACGAATTGAAGACCTTAAAGATGTTTCTTGGATTCTTTCAAACGAAATCGGACACAATGTTTCAAAGGTCTATAATCTGATAGGCGCTGCGGATAATAATTTCAATTTTTCATCAGTTACCATCTATAAAAATATAAATGCGGTGTTTAACAGTATGGACCGGCTTGAAGTAAGAGGCCGTGATTCAGCCGGTATTTCCTTGATGTTTGTTTTAGATACCGGGGAATATAATAAATTTGAAAAAGAAATCACCAAAAAGAAGCTGGCAAAAAGCTTAAAAGAACGTTCAAGCTGCGATATCCTGCTAAATGGCGGGATATCAAAAAGCAAAACAGAAGAAAAAACAGGGGAATCTCTTGTAAGTGTGGCTCTTGTTTATAAAGTAGCAGCAGAGATAGGAAGCCTTGGAGACAATATAAATTTTTTGCGAAATCAGATTAAAGATGACCGGATTTTGCAAATACTCGTTTCTTTTAAAAATAAATATCACACAGTTTCATCTCATACCCGCTGGGCTTCGGTGGGTGCTATTACGGAAGCAAATTGTCATCCGGTTGATGGAAGCAAAGCCGGATTCGGTTCATGGAAACATGGCATAATTCATGTGTGCTTAAACGGTGATATCGATAATTATCTTGAACTAAAAAAAGAATATGAAAGTTGCGGCAATTCTTTTGGCAGCGAGATAACCACAGATACCAAGATTATACCGCATCAGATTGAAAAATATTTGAGTAAAGGGTTTGATATTGAAGAATCATTTCGTCTTGCAGTAAACGATTTTGAGGGATCTCATGCCATAACAATGCATACTAATCTTGACCCTGGAAGAATTTATCTTGCACATAAGGGAAGCGGTCAGGCATTTTTTATAGGAATCGGAAAAGATAGCTACATGCCTGCATCCGAAGTTTACGGATTCGTAGAAGAGACTCAAAATTATATTAAGATGGAAGGCGATAAAGTTGTACAAAGCAATAACGGAAGCACACAAGGGCAAATTTTTATATTATCCCAGGAATCTTGTGGCGGTATTTCCGGTATAAAAGCAATGTATTATGATAAAATGCAAGTTTGTATCGAAGAAAAAGATTTAAAGCATACCGGCATTACTTCAAGAGATATAGACCGTCAGAATTATCCCCATTACTTTTTAAAAGAGATATCGGAATCGCCTTTATCGGTTGAAAAAACTCTTTTAAACCGTTGGAAAACAAGTGCTGACGGAAAGAAGTATTCTGCTTTTCTTTCAGAAAAAGAATTTCCGGAATCTGTTAAAAAGGCTTTTAGCGAAAAGAAAATAAGACGAATTCTTTTTGCAGGCCAGGGAACAGCCGGTGTTGCAGCACTGGCTTGTTCAGATATTCTTAATTACTACCTAAATGATCCACAGATTCATATTGGGGCACATAAAGCTTCGGAACTTAGCGGATTTATGCTCGATTCCGAAGAGATATCAAACAGCATGTCGGATACCCTTGTTGTAGCAATAAGCCAGTCCGGAACAACAACGGATACTAACCGAGCTGTAGAAATGGTAAAAAAAAGAGGCGCTAAAACTCTTGCGATTGTAAACAGAAGAGATTCGGATATAGCTTTTAAAGTTGATGGTGTTATCTATACCAGCAGCGGCAGAGATATTGAAATGTCGGTGGCATCAACAAAAGCTTTTTACTGCCAAATTGTTGCCGGCGCAGTTCTTGGTCTTTTTATAGCTCAAATTAATGGGAGGAGAAACGGCAATTTTGTATCGGATGAGGTCAGAAGTCTTCTCGAAATATCTTCGCACATGAGAAAAGTGCTTTCGATGAAAGAAGTGATTGAAAAATCAGCAAGAAGGCTTGCTGTTACTAAAACTTATTGGGCAACAGTCGGCAGCGGTCCGAACAAGGCTTCGGCTGATGAAATAAGAATCAAATTAAGTGAATTGTGTTATAAAACAATTTCATCAGATTATGTGGAAGATAAAAAACATATAGACCTTTCATCAGAACCATTAATTATTATATGCAGTGCCGGCACAAGAGGAAATGTAATCGGAGATATAGTAAAAGATACTGCTATATTCAAAGCCCATAAAGCTGCTCCGGTTGTTATTGCGGATGAGGGAGAGGAAAGATTTGAGCAGTATGCTGAAGATGTTTTTTATGTTCCTGCGGTTGGCCAGCACCTGTCGCCTATATTAAACACACTTGCAGGACATATCTGGGGATATTATGCAGCCTTGTCGATAAACGATGGCTCAAGTTTTATATACAGGTTCAGAGAAGAATTGCAGAGTACTATAGATGGGCAGCTTGAAAAGGGTACAGATATCTATGAACTGATTCTTGAAAAATCCTTCAGAGAGAAAATAGCTTATTTTTACACTGAATTCAGGAGAAGAAGAGCTGAAAAGCAGCTTCCTTCAATCCTTGGGTTTGATGCAGCTTTAAGTCTTATTTTACTATGCAAGTATCTTTCGGGCAAGCTTCCGGTTTCCGATTTTGAAATTGATTTCGGGATAAAAGGAACTGCAAAAAACATGCTTGATACCCTTTTTAAAGTCTTGGGCGAATCTATAAACCTTATGATAAGGCCTATAGATGCAATAAAGCATCAGGCTAAAACAGTTACTGTAGGAACAAGCCGTATAAGCGAAAAACTTTACGGTATTTTGTTTGATGTGTTATCTGACAACGGCCTGAACCCGTCTCAGCTTATAAACAAGAATATATTAGTATTAAAAAATCTACAGGAAATAGTATCTAATATTAATGGATATATTCTTTACAGGATAGGGAAGCTGGATCTGCTTGGAGAACTGACTGATGATACATCTATTCAAGTGGAAAAAAAAGAGGGTGTCTTAAAATCAATCCCCTCAAGGGTGGAATCGGATACTCGTCTTAAGGGCTCCAAAAAAACTATTGTCCAAAGCGGCAATGTTTATATAGGAAAAGGAAGAAAAGATAATCGCAGCATAATTGTAATTCCTGTTATATCATCTTCTCCTCAAAGATCCAATGTTATAGAACACCTTCTTTTGTTAAATATTTCGTTTAAAGAAAATGTGCTTCTTCCTGTAAAGATTAAAGCCCTTGGCGGAAAATATGACCATATAAAAAATATTGTTCAGGAAAACAGCGTCCCTTGGGATGACAATTATCTGAACTGGATCAAATTAGATGATCTCTTTGGCGTATCAGCTGAAAAGACGGCTGAATTTATCGTATCAAAACTCAAGTGATTCATGTCCCTGGCAAAGCAGCAGATTGCCATACTTAACACCTATTGTGCTGCAAGCTTCTTTTTTAATGCTGCTTCAATAAATGACTTGAATAGAGGGTGAGTATTCATGGGACGTGACTTGAATTCAGGATGAAACTGGCATCCAAGAAACCAGGGATGTTCCGGGATTTCGACTATTTCTACAAGGTCTTTGCTTGGTGAAGTTCCGCTTATAATAAGACCGTTTTCTTCGAGCTTTTGTTTAAGCTCATTGTTGAATTCATATCTGTGCCTATGCCTTTCGGAAATTTCGCCTATGCCATAAGCCTTTTGAGCGAGAGTTCCTTCCTTTAAAATACACGGATAGGCACCAAGTCTCATTGTACCGCCTTTTTCAGAAGTTATATCTCTTGTTTGTGTTGTTTTGGTTTTTTCATCATACCATGAGAGCATAAGGTATATAACAGGAAACGGGGTTTTTTCGTCAAATTCCGAACTATTGGCCAATGTCATTTGTGCAACATTTCGGGCAAATTCTACTACCGCAAGCTGCATCCCAAGACATATTCCGAAAAAAGGAATCTTATTTACCCTGGCATATTGGGCCGCCAGGATTTTTCCTTCTATTCCGCGCGAGCCGAATCCGCCCGGAACTAATATGCCGTCCGCATCAGAAAGTACTTCTTTGCAATTGTCCGCGTTTATATTTTCAGAATCAACAAAGCAAAGATCTACTTTGGAATCATTGGAGAAACCGCCGTGGTAAAGAGCTTCGTTCAAACTCTTATAAGATTCTGTAAGATTGGTATATTTTCCTACAACAGCAATTTTGACAGAATGTTTAAGTGAATTGACCCTTCTGACAAGATCTTCCCATGCGTCAAGCCGAGGTGCCCTTGTCCAGATCTTTAAAAGTTCTATGATTTTATCATCAAGCCCTTCATTATGAAATATAAGTGGAACTTCATAAATAGATTCAACATCCTTTGCTGTAATTACGGCATCAACGCCAACATTGCAAAAAAGTGCTATCTTGGCCTTTATTTCTTTAGACAGGAATCTGTCTGTTCTGCAAAGAAGTATATCAGGCTGAATTCCAATGCTTCGCAATTCTTTTACGCTGTGTTGTGTAGGCTTGGTTTTGACTTCACCGGCTGTTGCTATATAAGGAACCAGAGTAAGATGGATATAAATAACGTTTTCTTTCCCAACATCAGCTTTAAATTGACGTATGGCTTCAAGAAAGGGGAGGCTTTCTATATCCCCGATAGTGCCGCCTATTTCCACGATAACAACATCTACCCCATCCGATACCAGTTTTATGTCATTTTTAATTTCATCTGTTATATGCGGTATAACCTGAACTGTCCCACCCAGATAATCTCCGCGTCTTTCCTTTGATATCACGGAATAATAAATCTTTCCCGTAGTAAAGTTGTTGTCCTGCCCCAACTTGATTGTTGTAAAGCGTTCATAATGTCCGAGGTCAAGATCGGTTTCGGAGCCATCGTCAGTAACAAAAACCTCTCCATGCTGAAAAGGATTCATTGTACCGGGGTCAACGTTGATGTATGGATCAAGTTTTTGAATAGTAACAGAAAGTCCTCGACTTTCCAGAAGAGCTCCTATAGATGCAGAAGCAAGCCCTTTTCCGAGAGAAGAAAGAACACCACCGGTAACAAAAATATACTTTGTATCATTTCCCATATCAGCGCCTCTTGTATCTGATTTGTTGTTAACTAAAAAGCTTCCAGGGGGTAATGATTCGAGGGTTCAAGAAGTACGGATACTTGAATCCTCAATCATTGTTTATAGTACTTCTTCGGAAAAAAGCGCTCCTTCTCCCAACTCTTCTTCAATTCGTGCAAGCTGGTTGTATTTTGCGACCCTGTCGCTTCTTGACATTGACCCTGTTTTGATCTGGCCTCCGTTTATTCCGACAGCCAGATCAGCTATAAATGCATCTTCCGTTTCGCCGGATCTGTGGGATATTACGGTTGTATACCCTGCCTGTTTGGCCATTTCAATAGTATCGAGCGTTTCCGTTACGGTTCCTATTTGATTAAGCTTTATTAGTATGGAATTTGCTATTCCTTGTTCTATGCCTTTTGCAAATATAGCAGGATTTGTGACAAATATATCATCACCAACAAGCTGTACGCTTGCCTCAAGACGTTCTGTCATAGCACTCCAGCCTTTCCAGTCCTGTTCTGCAAGTCCGTCTTCAATCGAGAAGATAGGGTATTTATGAATCAAATTTTCATAATAATCTATCATTTGCTTTGCTGAAAGAAGTTTGCCTTCAGAGCTCAGATTGTACTTTCCTTTTTTATAGAATTCGCTTGCGGCAGCATCAAGCCCTATTCCAATATCATCACCTGGCTTGTATCCGGCAGCTTCTATTGCAAGCATTATGTTTTTAATAGCTTCCTCATTTGAAGAAAGATCAGGCGCAAACCCGCCTTCATCACCTACCCCTGTATTTAAGCCTTTGTCTTTAAGTATTTTTTTTAAGCTGTGAAAAGTTTCAGCTCCCATGCGAATAGCTTCCGCTATGTTTTTTGCACCAACGGGAATTATCATAAATTCCTGTATATCAAGATTGTTTGAGGCATGAGCACCGCCGTTTATTATATTCATCATGGGAAGGGGCAGATATCGTGCATTAACGCCTCCGATATAACGGTAGAGGGGCATGCCTAAAGCAGCGGCTGCAGCTCTGCATGCAGCCATAGAGACGCCCAGGATTGCATTGGCTCCTAATTTTGACTTATTGGGAGTTCCATCAAGTTTGATCATGTGCTTATCAAGCGCCGTCTGATCTGCTGCATCCATGCCTCGGATTGCAGGAGCAATTGTGGTAAGTACATTTTTAACAGCAGTTGTAACACCCTTGCCACCAAATCTTTTTGCTTTTGTATCACGAAGCTCTAGAGCTTCACGTGTTCCGGTCGAAGCCCCGGAAGGAACTGCCGCTCGGCCCATAGCTCCACAGGCAACGAATACATCTACCTCTACTGTTGGATTTCCTCTGGAATCCAAAATCTCTCTTGCCTTAATGTCAATAATTTCAGTCATAGCAATCATTCCCTCCTGTATTTATATATTTAACTCAAGTTTTGTTTCATAGCAGAAACAATTATCCAGGGCAAAGAGATTTTTATTGCTGTGAATAATTGCTTTTTTTTGCATTATTTTAAACCAGTTCTTGACTTTTATTTATTGGTATTTATAATGTAAATATCATAATCCGCTTTTCGTAAATAATAAGCAAATCCTTTTTCTTTCGATAGCACACTGCGGTTTTTCCAGATTTGGCATTGAAAACAAAAAGACCCGTTTTTTAATAATTTTTTTCAGGAGGTTAATAATGGTAGATGATTTTCTACATAATCTTAGAACTAATAAGCGATTTGACAGAAATCGCAAACCGTACGATGGAAAATATTCAGGCCAGGATAAGCAAAGAAGTAAAGAAACTCTGGATGTAAACAATTTTATTAAAACTATTTCATCAGAGCATCTGCCTTCATTTAACAAGATAATGGAAGGCATTGCAGACAGCCAAAAAAGGATGGCAGAAGCTGCTGAAAGAAGAGCCGAGGCTGAAGAAAAAAAAGCAAAGGCATTAGAATCTATTACAAACCAATTAAAAAAAATAGCGGATAAAGGCATCCAGACGGAAGAAAAGTTGCCTCTGGCATCATTGCCTGAAAAGGTGGCGGCGCCAAAGAGAAAGACAAGGGCAAAAGCCCAGCCGGTAGAAGTAATTTAATAGGTATGTCATAAAGCAGGATTGATTTTAAACCAGGTTTTAAGTTGTTTCTATATAAAAGCCAATCATATAAAAGAAAAAATTCCTTTCTGCAAACAAAAGCCGATCAATTTTTCATAATAGCAATAAATCAAAGCGATTGTTGATTATTTATCAGCACCATATTTGTCAGATATTTAAACACTTCCGGTCCTTCTTCTGAGGCTTTTTCCTTGCCGGATGCTATTTTGTGAATAAGTTCGATTTTTTCTTTTTCATGAATTCCTATTTTTTCATCAATCAGTTTAATTGTATTATGAATCATGCTGTAAATAACTATCGGGCCAAAGCGGGTTTCTCCGTTTTGCTTTTTAGTTGATGCTCCGATTACAATATGATTAGCAATTAAAAAATTATGCGGCAGCGGGGAAAATCCAAGAAGCTCTGAAAACAACCCAAGAGTTTCAACAATTCCGTCGCTGTATGCTCTTTCAAGAGAAATGCGGCCATCATTTTCAATATCCTGTATATCCGATTTGATAAATGACAGATCAAGTAATGCAATATATTCATTTTGAAAAAATATTACACTGTCTTCTTTTTTACATAAAAGCACATCTGAGTCGTTTAATATTTTGCGGGCATTACGAAAACTAATCATTTCCTTAATAGTCGGGCTTTTGCGCAAAACAACATCATCTACTGTCGTATTGTATAAGGGCAGTGCATTGTCAAGAACGAGGATCTTTTTAATATCATTATCAGTATTTTCTACAAATAATTCCAGGTCTCTTTCATTTCTTTTCTGATAATTAACCATGGAAATAATGCTTCGCATTGTTTCCTTATCAAGTTTATGCCCGCTATCCGGAGGCCCAATGGAGCTAAGCACTTTATTTGCCATCTTATCTATTCGGATCTTATTTATGAGATTTTGTTTAAATGGCATCAGCTTCCTCCTTTTTTATTTGAGCAATTGATTTGATAATAATTTTGTCTCACATTTTATAATAGATTGATAACCAAGGCAATATTTTACAAATAACTGCTTCCGGATTTCAGGCAGATATAAAAATATGCAACAGATTATAAGCCTGTCTTATATGTTAACACATAAACAGAATTGGCTATATAAGGTTTATTAAGATTTTCGCCGTTTCTTGCACTTGACATTATTATATCATTTCTATATTTAAAGCAAAATATCTGTTTAGACTGTTTTAACTTCTGATTTTATGAAAAATCATTCATATTAATAAATGTGTAAATATCACCAGGAAATAAGAAAAGGAGAATTTAAATGAACATTTTGTTTTTCGGGCCA
This window of the Pseudomonadota bacterium genome carries:
- a CDS encoding dephospho-CoA kinase — its product is MILVYTPEEIQLKRLMERDSISETDTMHKIHSQMPIEEKKQHATIVIDNSGSIEATKQKTMEAFNCLKDKKTNKSGLKHL
- a CDS encoding B12-binding domain-containing radical SAM protein gives rise to the protein MLLLEPYAQELIAGAIQPPHDVKICDLAVEKHPIKAFTQVLKKYHPDFIGFGGFSGQYQINRKLAGISKEIMPDALTCLGGIHASSYPTDCKAPELFDLIVRGDGVSAIKVILKAMENGKPVPESEWIIPTNSPNFDHLASQTPPPIHPDGINTRPRRDLIDISNYYCICYGEPKQKMKTLFPKIACVRTSVGCPNRCSFCVVHFLANGKYLQRSIEDVVDEIASLPQEYIYFVDDETFINAKRMTQLAEMLIERGVKKKYLSWARSDTICRHPDLFALWKKAGLELVYVGFESLEEKNLTGYNKKATPDQNRKARQILRDLNLNIHAALMVNPDFDKEDFEILHKTIEELAPAEYAFTVLSPPPGTKAFNDAKDTFICEDPCLYYDCLHTILPTKLPLKTFYRYFSILYGKGAARIPPRINKVKVPIKDFVKLFWQGIKFARHLHGMYRDYDRKYW
- the kdsB gene encoding 3-deoxy-manno-octulosonate cytidylyltransferase; translated protein: MDKKYKCYGIIPARYESTRFPGKPLADIAGKPMFWHVFNNARKCPELSKVVLATDDKRIVSAAKALDVPVVETRKDHPSGTDRVLEAAQLLNFPDNSIIVNIQGDEPLLNPDMLTQIVKPFASPKILVSTLARKIQNNEAGNINQVKVVFSKTGNALYFSRMAIPCYRDGKDGEFYGHIGLYAFRMNTLVKFVSLGPSNLEAAEKLEQLRLLENDIPVHVVLTRYESIGVDKPEDINKILKIIDKKSI
- a CDS encoding SIS domain-containing protein, translating into MKKASGIITALLLADVYFGKDPAKTPDFSIIIFPCPKNVLCCGIACIISFNKSEKSTANIDIASLENSIEKIESRSFELCTKNNFSLDENYFCGKDTVESLLANVRELKSNESFFAIFENKNIQNKIFELSKRINKLIDSESKILAAKMGVLEPSAVETISKRIEDLKDVSWILSNEIGHNVSKVYNLIGAADNNFNFSSVTIYKNINAVFNSMDRLEVRGRDSAGISLMFVLDTGEYNKFEKEITKKKLAKSLKERSSCDILLNGGISKSKTEEKTGESLVSVALVYKVAAEIGSLGDNINFLRNQIKDDRILQILVSFKNKYHTVSSHTRWASVGAITEANCHPVDGSKAGFGSWKHGIIHVCLNGDIDNYLELKKEYESCGNSFGSEITTDTKIIPHQIEKYLSKGFDIEESFRLAVNDFEGSHAITMHTNLDPGRIYLAHKGSGQAFFIGIGKDSYMPASEVYGFVEETQNYIKMEGDKVVQSNNGSTQGQIFILSQESCGGISGIKAMYYDKMQVCIEEKDLKHTGITSRDIDRQNYPHYFLKEISESPLSVEKTLLNRWKTSADGKKYSAFLSEKEFPESVKKAFSEKKIRRILFAGQGTAGVAALACSDILNYYLNDPQIHIGAHKASELSGFMLDSEEISNSMSDTLVVAISQSGTTTDTNRAVEMVKKRGAKTLAIVNRRDSDIAFKVDGVIYTSSGRDIEMSVASTKAFYCQIVAGAVLGLFIAQINGRRNGNFVSDEVRSLLEISSHMRKVLSMKEVIEKSARRLAVTKTYWATVGSGPNKASADEIRIKLSELCYKTISSDYVEDKKHIDLSSEPLIIICSAGTRGNVIGDIVKDTAIFKAHKAAPVVIADEGEERFEQYAEDVFYVPAVGQHLSPILNTLAGHIWGYYAALSINDGSSFIYRFREELQSTIDGQLEKGTDIYELILEKSFREKIAYFYTEFRRRRAEKQLPSILGFDAALSLILLCKYLSGKLPVSDFEIDFGIKGTAKNMLDTLFKVLGESINLMIRPIDAIKHQAKTVTVGTSRISEKLYGILFDVLSDNGLNPSQLINKNILVLKNLQEIVSNINGYILYRIGKLDLLGELTDDTSIQVEKKEGVLKSIPSRVESDTRLKGSKKTIVQSGNVYIGKGRKDNRSIIVIPVISSSPQRSNVIEHLLLLNISFKENVLLPVKIKALGGKYDHIKNIVQENSVPWDDNYLNWIKLDDLFGVSAEKTAEFIVSKLK
- a CDS encoding CTP synthase, coding for MGNDTKYIFVTGGVLSSLGKGLASASIGALLESRGLSVTIQKLDPYINVDPGTMNPFQHGEVFVTDDGSETDLDLGHYERFTTIKLGQDNNFTTGKIYYSVISKERRGDYLGGTVQVIPHITDEIKNDIKLVSDGVDVVIVEIGGTIGDIESLPFLEAIRQFKADVGKENVIYIHLTLVPYIATAGEVKTKPTQHSVKELRSIGIQPDILLCRTDRFLSKEIKAKIALFCNVGVDAVITAKDVESIYEVPLIFHNEGLDDKIIELLKIWTRAPRLDAWEDLVRRVNSLKHSVKIAVVGKYTNLTESYKSLNEALYHGGFSNDSKVDLCFVDSENINADNCKEVLSDADGILVPGGFGSRGIEGKILAAQYARVNKIPFFGICLGMQLAVVEFARNVAQMTLANSSEFDEKTPFPVIYLMLSWYDEKTKTTQTRDITSEKGGTMRLGAYPCILKEGTLAQKAYGIGEISERHRHRYEFNNELKQKLEENGLIISGTSPSKDLVEIVEIPEHPWFLGCQFHPEFKSRPMNTHPLFKSFIEAALKKKLAAQ
- the eno gene encoding phosphopyruvate hydratase; this translates as MTEIIDIKAREILDSRGNPTVEVDVFVACGAMGRAAVPSGASTGTREALELRDTKAKRFGGKGVTTAVKNVLTTIAPAIRGMDAADQTALDKHMIKLDGTPNKSKLGANAILGVSMAACRAAAAALGMPLYRYIGGVNARYLPLPMMNIINGGAHASNNLDIQEFMIIPVGAKNIAEAIRMGAETFHSLKKILKDKGLNTGVGDEGGFAPDLSSNEEAIKNIMLAIEAAGYKPGDDIGIGLDAAASEFYKKGKYNLSSEGKLLSAKQMIDYYENLIHKYPIFSIEDGLAEQDWKGWSAMTERLEASVQLVGDDIFVTNPAIFAKGIEQGIANSILIKLNQIGTVTETLDTIEMAKQAGYTTVISHRSGETEDAFIADLAVGINGGQIKTGSMSRSDRVAKYNQLARIEEELGEGALFSEEVL